Proteins encoded by one window of Primulina huaijiensis isolate GDHJ02 chromosome 1, ASM1229523v2, whole genome shotgun sequence:
- the LOC140974261 gene encoding probable WRKY transcription factor 15 yields MAVELMMNYTNSSLISQSEEYAAKEAASGLQSVEKLLKLFTSEQDRSPDEIEMDYAAVADVAVSKFKRVISLLARKRTGHARFRRAPLTSSSAAATAYNPDSSPDSVLIPNMVMENPRAETQSYAKVYCPTPIQQVPASYYHHVLMKNGVENVKESGSKTISFSYSPMVSRGNSFLSSMTGGDLSETKQQQQTSSSSVLHMIGSLSQVSNSTGKPPLSSCSSFKRKCTSSENVVSGGCSGSPGRCHCSKRKKLRVKRVIRIPAISMKMSDIPPDDYSWRKYGQKPIKGSPHPRGYYKCSSVRGCPARKHVERALDDPSMLVVTYEGQHSHSLAIAETNSTMILESS; encoded by the exons ATGGCTGTGGAGCTCATGATGAATTACACGAACAGCAGTCTTATATCACAGTCAGAAGAATATGCTGCGAAAGAAGCTGCTTCTGGGCTACAAAGTGTTGAAAAGCTCTTGAAACTGTTCACGTCGGAGCAAGATCGAAGCCCAGATGAAATAGAGATGGATTACGCGGCGGTGGCGGATGTCGCGGTGAGCAAGTTTAAGAGAGTTATTTCTCTTCTTGCCCGGAAGCGAACCGGCCATGCTCGGTTCAGAAGAGCTCCGCTAACTTCTTCTTCTGCTGCTGCTACTGCTTATAATCCGGACTCGTCTCCTGATTCTGTGCTGATTCCCAATATGGTTATGGAAAACCCTCGAGCAGAAACTCAAAGTTATGCCAAAGTTTACTGTCCTACACCGATTCAACAAGTCCCGGcttcatattatcatcatgtTCTGATGAAAAATGGAGTGGAAAATGTCAAAGAATCGGGGTCTAAGACGATTAGTTTCTCTTACTCGCCGATGGTTTCCCGAGGGAATTCGTTTTTATCATCGATGACCGGCGGCGATCTTTCCGAAACTAAGCAGCAGCAGCAAACATCGTCTTCCTCGGTGCTTCACATGATTGGTAGTCTTTCTCAGGTTTCGAATTCTACCGGGAAGCCTCCTCTATCATCTTGTTCTTCTTTCAAGAGGAAATGCACTTCGTCGGAAAACGTCGTATCCGGCGGGTGCAGTGGCTCCCCCGGCCGTTGCCACTGTTCAAAAAGAAA GAAACTGAGAGTAAAGAGGGTGATCAGGATTCCCGCGATCAGCATGAAGATGTCCGATATTCCACCGGATGATTATTCCTGGAGAAAATACGGTCAGAAACCCATCAAAGGTTCTCCACATCCTAG AGGTTACTACAAGTGCAGTAGCGTTCGAGGGTGCCCGGCCCGTAAACATGTGGAGAGGGCTTTGGATGATCCATCAATGCTAGTCGTCACATATGAAGGCCAGCACAGTCATTCTCTCGCCATTGCTGAAACCAATAGTACCATGATTTTAGAGTCTTCTTAA
- the LOC140986599 gene encoding ethylene-responsive transcription factor ERF011-like, with product MEAGGVSEGPRSVSRRRTDKPYKGIRMRKWGKWVAEIREPNKRSRIWLGSYSSPVAAARAYDTAVFYLRGPTAKLNFPDEISAGGVKDLSAASIRKMAAEVGARVDALQGGGAGTVVHAINSQSLKPCWLQEQIDLNKKPDPEPEEGPTAEFC from the coding sequence ATGGAGGCCGGCGGTGTTTCTGAAGGACCCAGATCGGTGAGCCGGAGGAGGACCGACAAGCCATATAAAGGCATAAGGATGCGCAAGTGGGGAAAGTGGGTGGCGGAGATTCGTGAGCCAAACAAGCGATCGAGGATTTGGCTCGGCTCTTACTCCTCTCCCGTGGCGGCTGCGCGAGCCTACGACACCGCCGTGTTCTACCTCCGCGGACCGACCGCGAAGCTCAATTTCCCAGATGAAATATCTGCAGGAGGGGTGAAGGATCTATCCGCCGCCTCTATAAGGAAGATGGCGGCGGAGGTCGGTGCTAGAGTTGACGCCCTCCAGGGCGGCGGCGCCGGTACGGTGGTACATGCAATCAATAGTCAATCGCTGAAACCGTGTTGGTTACAAGAACAGATTGATTTGAACAAGAAGCCCGATCCCGAGCCCGAAGAAGGCCCGACTGCTGAATTTTGTTGA
- the LOC140978263 gene encoding protein IRX15-LIKE: MKNNPSNGTKLILLHPYIQKQGGSNRLWLLAIVSFITLAFLTTLIYTRESITTTTTAVATRAAATPPLSRSVVRALVHYASNSNSTDRMSYTDMNQISEALRQCSQRCNFLVFGLTHETLLWNALNHNGRTVFIDENRYYAAYIEEKYPEVEAYDVQYSTKLSEMPELIAAIKEQAHNECRPVQNLLFSECKLGLNDLPNQLYEVDWDIILVDGPRGYWPEAPGRMAAIFTAAVLARSKKASSGNPKTHIFVHDFNMKVDRITSDEFLCRENLVKSKDRMGHFILERMESSSTKFCRNSHTHSSPAEDSSSSS; the protein is encoded by the coding sequence ATGAAGAACAATCCGAGCAATGGCACGAAGCTTATACTTCTTCACCCTTACATACAGAAACAAGGAGGTTCAAATCGGCTGTGGCTTCTAGCGATCGTCTCTTTTATAACATTGGCCTTTCTCACCACCTTAATCTACACCAGGGAATCTATAACCACCACAACAACCGCCGTCGCCACCCGTGCCGCCGCCACTCCACCTTTGTCAAGATCCGTTGTCAGGGCACTCGTTCATTACGCCTCTAACTCGAACAGCACCGACCGCATGTCGTACACGGACATGAACCAGATCTCCGAAGCCCTCCGACAATGCTCTCAACGGTGTAATTTCCTTGTTTTTGGCCTGACACACGAAACCCTTCTTTGGAATGCTCTAAACCACAATGGACGCACCGTTTTCATCGATGAGAATCGGTACTACGCTGCCTACATCGAGGAGAAGTACCCGGAGGTTGAAGCTTACGATGTCCAGTATTCCACGAAACTGAGCGAGATGCCGGAGCTGATCGCGGCAATTAAAGAGCAGGCGCATAACGAATGCCGGCCGGTGCAGAATCTCCTATTCTCAGAATGCAAGCTTGGCCTCAATGATCTGCCGAATCAACTGTACGAGGTGGATTGGGATATAATCCTCGTAGATGGACCTCGTGGATACTGGCCCGAGGCGCCGGGGAGAATGGCTGCCATATTCACAGCCGCCGTGCTGGCGAGGAGTAAAAAGGCCAGCTCCGGGAACCCAAAGACTCATATTTTCGTGCATGATTTCAACATGAAAGTGGATAGAATCACGAGCGATGAATTTTTGTGCAGGGAAAATTTGGTGAAATCTAAAGATCGGATGGGGCATTTTATTTTGGAGAGAATGGAGAGTAGCAGCACAAAGTTCTGTCGGAATAGCCATACCCATTCATCGCCAGCTGAAGATTCTTCTTCATCgtcttga
- the LOC140974253 gene encoding uncharacterized protein, producing the protein MDDLTSYYAPPIHHPYYQPTPPPPPPPPPGTSHQPPSHPIHVQPQFVTYASPLYPHSSHDQLRTLFVAGLPEDVKPREIYNLFREFPGYQSSNLRAPTSSNSQPFAFATFVDQQSAVMALHALSGMVFDLEKGSTLYIDLAKSNSRSKRHRSDDEGQSSEKRLKGSSTFERSYDPGVDSIHMPGIGNSAYNTIGYPSTQSFGSVGGMGNAALKSNNTPCPTLFVANLGPTCSEEELTRVFSRCRGFLKLKMQSTYGAPVSFVDFQDTACSTEALNRLQGTILYSSTSGEGMRLEFAKSRMGMRSKKSR; encoded by the exons ATGGACGACCTCACTTCTTACTACGCGCCACCAATCCACCACCCATATTACCAGCCCACCCCGCCTccgcctcctcctcctcctccggGGACGTCTCATCAACCTCCATCTCATCCAATTCATGTCCAACCTCAATTTGTCACCTACGCTTCCCCGCTCTATCCGCACTCCTCCCACGATCAGCTGCGAACACTCTTCGTCGCAGGTCTTCCAGAAGATGTAAAACCCAGAGAAATTTACAATCTATTTCGTGAATTCCCAGGATATCAGTCCTCTAACCTTCGCGCGCCTACCTCATCTAATAGTCAG CCATTTGCTTTTGCAACATTTGTAGATCAGCAGTCAGCAGTTATGGCTTTGCATGCACTGAGT GGGATGGTATTTGATCTTGAAAAAGGTTCTACTTTGTATATTGATCTTGCAAAGTCTAATTCTAGGTCTAAGCGCCACAGATCAG ATGATGAGGGACAAAGTTCAGAAAAGAGACTAAAAGGATCTTCTACTTTTGAGAGGAGCTATGATCCTG GTGTTGACAGCATTCACATGCCTGGAATCGGTAATTCCGCTTACAACACGATTGGTTATCCTTCCACACAAAG TTTTGGAAGTGTTGGTGGAATGGGGAATGCGGCTTTAAAATCA AACAATACTCCGTGTCCCACCCTCTTTGTGGCTAATTTGGGTCCAACATGCTCAGAGGAAGAGCTGACTCGTGTGTTTTCGAG ATGTCGcggatttttaaaattgaagatGCAAAGCACATATGGAGCTCCAGTGTCATTTGTAGACTTTCAG GATACTGCCTGCTCAACAGAGGCTTTAAATCGTTTACAAGGCACGATTCTTTATTCCTCAACATCTGGTGAAGGGATGCGGCTGGA ATTTGCAAAGTCGCGAATGGGAATGCGAAGTAAGAAATCAAGGTAG